In Candidatus Hydrogenedentota bacterium, the genomic stretch AGGTTGCGTGATAATAAAGAGGTCAGCGCCCGAGGTCAAGAGAAAATTTCTCGCCGGCCTGCCCCAGGCCCCCGCCAGGGCTGGAAAGAGCGCGCCCTTGCACTTCAAGAGTAGAATTCCACCCCGAACAGCCTGGCCTGGCGCAACCGAAACCGTAATACGACGGCCGTCCCCTCGTGGTTGAGGTTTCCCTCCCCTTTCCAGGTAACAGGGATTTCGAGGCCGTCGCCCACGACCCGGTCGGCGTCCTCGAATGTTCTCCCGGGGACGTCGCTGCCCGTTCCAAAACGCCGAACAGCCACCTTGATGTATCCCGTGGGCTTGACTGACGCGTTCAGACGGATGAAGTTCCCTCTCGGCACGACCGCCAGCGTGGCGAACTCCCCTTCTTCGTCGCACTGCACTGCCACGAGCCGCCCTTTCGGCCACGTGGCGATGCCTCCCTCGCCCGGCACGCCCGGGAACAATCCCCGGCGCTTCTCAACGTTGCGGCCCGGGTACTTGTGAGGAATAGGGTTGCCGCCGTAACTAATCCCCCAGGTTGCGTCGGGATACTCGAGCAGGTTGCCGCTGCACACCACGTACCCGCCCGAGGGCGTTCCCGGAGCATCAGTCTCCACGATGGGTCCCCCGGGAACCCGCGACCACACCATGCCGTCGGCGCTCGAAAGCAGCCACGTGGAGCCGCCGTCGCTCTCCAACTCCCATATCCACGGAAACATCACATGGTTGTCGGGTATGCCGGGAAGGGTCGTCTTGCCGTTTGTGTAATACAAGTGGCTCGGGGCCATATCGGCGCCGGTTGACACAACGATCTCAGGTTTGCTGAAGTGCCGAAAATCCTTGCTTACCGCGCGCCCGATCGACCGGCGGCCCGCCGATATCCAGCCGTCCGGGTTAACGGTCTCCATGCCGGGCGCTTTGATGTTTGCCTGCCAGGCCCTCACATAGGCAACATATTCTCTGCGGTCGACATCGTAGTAGCACGTGTTCAGGGTGTCCGCATGCTGGATCATGAGGGGCTCCGGCAGGGATGTCCAGTGAATCCCGTCGGGCGACACCGCGCCGAAAACGGCGACCACGCACCGGAACCCACCCACATCCTGGCGCCGCGCCATCGTGTCGACCTCATCAGGGTATTTTGCTGCAAAGGCATTCCACTCGTCGTCGGTGATGATGCCTAGATAAAGCATCTTGTAGCGTTCGTCATCCGATGAGGGATCGACGAAGACGCTGCCGCCGTGAAACCCGCGCATCGAACCATTCAGGTCGCCTCGGAACACGATGTTGTTTTCCTTGCTCCCCGCATACTCGAAGAGGCCGAGGGTGGGGATGTCCCAATGCACCCCATCGAGCGATTCGGCATAGGCGATGTGCGCATTGTATCCGGGCAGAATGCGGTCCTTCGTGCTATAGGGCTCGGGGTCGGCGCACGGCCCCATGGTGTACCATGCTTTGTATTTGCCCTCGTCGAAAACCTGAGCGGCAAGTTGGCCCGGCTGGAATGGTTTCTTGACGGCCTTCTGCGCAACGAGCCGGATCCCGCGCGGCATGTCACTCAGCTCAAACCGGGCGGGACGCGTGCCGTCGCCTTCGAGCCACGCCCCCACGTTCCTCTCTTCTTCCGAAGCGTCGGGCGCGTGCTCGATCTGCCATGAGAATCCTCCCTGCCGCACGTATTTCCAGCTGGTGAAATAGACGAAATTGCTCTTCAGTTCGACTGGCTCGCCGTAGAACCGGTCCACCTGTGCCGATACCAGACCACAAGGCGTCACCAGGGTCAATATCAACAGTATTTTCTTGAGACACTTAAAACCATAAAGATGGCGATGCCCGCGGCGTGAACGAATCTCGATGTATCCCATTCTTTTCGGGCCCCCGGCGTTATGTGCGCTACGGAATCGACGGAACCGGGGCGGCTTCCGATTCCCTCATCAGTTGGCAGACGGTCTTGACAACGTCGTTCTGAAGAGTGCATGCGGGCGGCTCCGCAAAACCAAGGCAGCTCGCCGCTTCATACAAGATGAAGCCGCTGAAACGTCCGTCATTGCGCACACGGGAGAACTCCTCGGGATACTGCGGGTTGATGTACCGGCTCACGGTAAGAGGTATCCCCTTTTCCTGGCATGCAGCGATCATCTCCCCGGCAACGCTGTCGTTGAAGACGCTATCGAACGGGAGATGAAAAAGCCGCAGTATCCCCTCATCGAGCAAGCCTTCGTCCAGCCATCGTTTCCAATCATAGTAGATGTTAGCGGAATACGCCAGCCGCCGCACGGGAGGCGGGTCCGCCCGGAACCAGTCAATGTTGAGATTGATGCGCATGCGCTTCCCCCGGGAGGCAATCAGCTCCTTCGCCTGCCGAAGAAACCGCGTGTAGGCCTCTCCCCTGACCTGGGCAATTGCCCCCGGGCCGGCCTGTCCCCGACGAGCGCATTCCTCGAGGACTACATCGTTGAATCCATATTCGGCGTCGTAGTCGGTGTGGGTGCCGTGGTTCTCGACCCGGAAATCAACACCGTCGACCCCGGCATCCAGCATTTCACGGATGCACGCCAGCCAGAACTCCTGCACGCGAGGCTCCGTCTCGCAGAGCGCGCCTGGCAGATATTCGTTCCGGCCTCGTGCGAAGGCGAGCATTCCCTCGCGTCCCGAGCCGTTGGGTTTATCCAGGTACACCTGTGACCTTCCGAATCCGACGTCGAAAATGAGTCCCCAGTTACGGAAATCCAGGCGCCCGGGCTCCCATACGGCGTTTCCGGACGCAAACACTCCGGGGATTTCGTTGCCCTCCGCGTCGAGCGCTACCAGCATATCCGTCCCGGTATTCACGAAATCCGGCTCCCCATCCGTGAAATCCGTCGTTACAAGGATGTAGGGGGCAGTCAACGCGAACCCCGTGAGGGTAAGCGTTCGCACCGGCGCGCCCATCGGTGTGACAACCGTGCCGTTGACGTCGCGCACCTCCTTCGCGGAGGGTTCCACGCTTTCCTGGACCGAAAACTCGGCCTCGAGCGGCTGGTAGCGGCAGTTCAACTGGCTGGACCAGAGCTGGAGATGCTCCCGAGTGATCCGGGTCGGGGAGTCGTCCTTCTTGATGAGTTTCAGCGTGCAAATGGGAGTTTTCGTGACGGCCTCGCCGATAGACGCGCCGGGAAGATGGCGGATGCGCAGCTCCGGATGCTCGACAACGAAGGGGTCCAGCCACGTCAGCCATCCCCCGCGGTGGGGAATCCGGCCGAATTCCAAGCCTTGCGGCGAACCTTCGGGGAAATAGACAGCCGGACCCGTTTCGTAGGGCTTGTAATAGGCGTAAAGTTCCAGACCGTGACGGTGAGCGGCCTCCGCAGCCACTTGAAGAGGATTTCCTAGAGCCTCGATGGTGGCAGCGTAATTGCGCCAAGTGGCGTCCAGGCCGGAGGGCATCAGGAACCCGCCGTGTCCATCACCGTAATATCCCCAGCTTACGCGGGAAACCCCCATTTCGCGCAACGCCGCCATCATCGCGTCTATATGAGCCGCCGTGATCACAACAGGGCTCATCAAGGCGTCGTCCGGGAAATCCACCAGCATCTCCAGGCGAAACCCGCCGTTGGTCTGGTTTGACGTGTCTGCTCTGACGGCCCATGCCGCCAGCAGCGCCACTGCAAGTAACGCGTATCGACGAGGAGAATTGAGCATGAATGTTCTCCGAAGTTGGTGTCCCCGCGCAGTATACCTGAGTTCGGGAGCCCTCACAATAGCCCTTCACGAGAGCTTGAACCGTGAGAGCCTCGGATTTGGAACTATCTTCAATTAAAGGGTTTGCAGATACAGTGACCGGGGCGCCGGGCGGCTGGAACATCCTTGAAACAGCAACGTTTCGCTCGAAAAGCCTCCTTTGTGCCCGAATCGAGTTTCCGGTCCGGGTGGACCGCCGCTAGTGCCGGGGGCGTGGCTCATCGAGATGGAAACGTCTTCAGCACCCGTGGGTTCTGCCAAGAACGGAACCCGACGAATGCGTCACTGGCTTTGGGCCGGCCTGCCGCCCCTCCTTTGCGTTAAACGCCTTTGCTCCTTCTGAAGGGCCTGCCCCTTGGTCCCCTCCTTCTGCTAATCGTAAATGGTTGAAGTACTGATGTTTGCAGATACTCAGCCTACTATGCGGCATCGAACTGGTCTTTGTATTGGAGCTGGTAGAGGCGATAGTAGAGGCCGCGCTCGTCGAGTAACTGCCTGTGCGTTCCAATCTCCCGGATCTCGCCGTGGTGCATGACGACGATGCGGTCAGCGTTTTGAACCGTTGAAAGGCGGTGGGCGATGACGATGGAAGTTCGGCCGAACATCAGTTTTCGAATCGCGTCCTGGATGAGGGATTCCGTTTCGGTATCGACGCTTGACGTAGCTTCATCGAGCACGAGGATTTGGGGTTCGTGGGCGAGGGCGCGGGCAAAGGCAAGGAGCTGCCGCTGGCCGGTCGAGAGGTTATTGCCGCGTTCGCCGACGTCGTAGGCGTACTTGCCGGGCATCTTTTCAATGAACCGTGCGGCATTGACGTAGGCCGCGCATTCACGTACGCGTTCCATGGACAGGGCAACGTTACCCAGCCGGATGTTCTGTTCGATGGAGCCCGAGAAGAGGAATACATCCTGCAATACGGCGCCTATATGCCGGCGCAGGGCGGTTTTTTCGTATTGCCGGACGTCTACCCCGTCGATGCAAATACTGCCGCGCTGGACGTCGTAGAAACGGCTTAACAGGTTGATGACGGTCGTCTTGCCGGCTCCGGTGTGGCCTACGATAGCGATGCGCTCGCCCGGGGCAATCGAGAGGTTGAGCCCTTTCAGAATCCATTGGCCGGGTTCGTACGCGAACCAGACGTCTTTGAATTCCACACGGCCTTCAAACCTCTCCGGAACGATGGCCGTTGGGGTATTCTGGATGTCTTCCTTCGTGTCGAGCAGTTCAAAGATGCGTTCGGAGGAGGCCATGGCTTCGAGAAGCAGATTGTAGCGGTCCGCGATAGTTCGGATGGGGGAGTAGAATCGTTCCGACCATTGAACGTACGCGAACAGCGTGCCGACGGAAGCGCCTACTGCGTCTCCGAAACGCAAGAACCGGTCGCCGACGTACAACACGATAAGCCCAATAGCGGCCATACCCAGAAAATCCACAACGGGGAAATAGATGGCGTAGTTGCGCACCTGCCGGAACCATTCATCGCGGTGCTCGGCATTGC encodes the following:
- a CDS encoding ABC transporter ATP-binding protein, with amino-acid sequence MSEGYHTEDEVQQRAYDRHLMRRLLGYLREYRPAMVTAVVFLLSASVFATLVPYLNKVTIDNYIGNPDRLGIQQQLPGNAASSELPKVAEHDRRGLGAMVLIIACLMLAETLTRYVQNLIVAYVGQKTMLAMRLEIFEHLQRMSLQFLDRNPVGRLMTRVTNDVEKIQETIVGGMVQVISDLLTVFVILGFMFWVNWRLALIIMTTVPFVFVTGFVFRKYARRSYVEIRRRLARMNAYVQEMVSGMRVVQMFAAEHATYEEYRKRNAEHRDEWFRQVRNYAIYFPVVDFLGMAAIGLIVLYVGDRFLRFGDAVGASVGTLFAYVQWSERFYSPIRTIADRYNLLLEAMASSERIFELLDTKEDIQNTPTAIVPERFEGRVEFKDVWFAYEPGQWILKGLNLSIAPGERIAIVGHTGAGKTTVINLLSRFYDVQRGSICIDGVDVRQYEKTALRRHIGAVLQDVFLFSGSIEQNIRLGNVALSMERVRECAAYVNAARFIEKMPGKYAYDVGERGNNLSTGQRQLLAFARALAHEPQILVLDEATSSVDTETESLIQDAIRKLMFGRTSIVIAHRLSTVQNADRIVVMHHGEIREIGTHRQLLDERGLYYRLYQLQYKDQFDAA